In the genome of Streptococcus oralis, one region contains:
- a CDS encoding acetyl-CoA C-acetyltransferase produces MKDVVIVSAVRTPIGSFGGSLKNVSAVDLGSLVIKSALEKANIKPEQVDEVIMGNVLGAGLGQNVARQMSIHAGLSEFTPAFTINKVCGSGLKAVQLAAQAIQCGDADIVVAGGAENMSQAPYVLPNFRWGCRMGDSKVVDTMIKDGLSDAFNEYHMGITAENVAEEYGISRDDQDALALESQKRAVAAIESGRFKEEIVPVVIPQRKGDPIVFDTDEFPRKDASLESLSKLGPVFKKDGSVTAGNASGINDGAAAVLIMSAEKAEELGLPVIVRIRSYASAGLDPKMMGCGPIYATRKALEKGNLTVDDLDLIESNEAFAAQTYAVGKTLGFNTDIVNVNGGAIALGHPIGASGCRILVTLVHEMMKRDAKTGLATLCIGGGMGTALIVER; encoded by the coding sequence ATGAAAGACGTGGTGATTGTTTCGGCAGTGCGGACTCCTATAGGCTCCTTTGGAGGAAGCTTGAAGAATGTTTCTGCTGTTGATTTGGGATCTTTGGTCATTAAGAGTGCTTTGGAAAAAGCGAATATTAAACCAGAGCAGGTAGATGAAGTGATTATGGGGAATGTCCTTGGCGCTGGTTTAGGACAAAATGTGGCTCGCCAAATGAGCATTCATGCGGGGCTTTCTGAGTTTACACCAGCCTTTACTATTAATAAGGTTTGCGGTTCTGGTTTGAAGGCAGTTCAGTTAGCTGCTCAAGCGATTCAGTGTGGCGATGCAGATATTGTCGTAGCTGGTGGTGCAGAAAACATGAGTCAGGCTCCATATGTTTTGCCAAACTTCCGTTGGGGCTGCCGTATGGGCGATTCGAAAGTTGTAGATACCATGATTAAGGACGGTTTGTCTGATGCCTTTAACGAATACCATATGGGGATTACAGCCGAGAATGTGGCCGAAGAATATGGTATTAGCCGGGATGATCAAGATGCTCTTGCTTTGGAATCACAAAAACGAGCAGTAGCGGCTATAGAATCTGGACGCTTTAAGGAAGAGATTGTTCCGGTGGTTATTCCTCAACGCAAAGGTGATCCTATTGTCTTTGATACAGATGAATTTCCTAGAAAAGATGCCAGCTTGGAGAGCTTGTCTAAGCTAGGTCCTGTTTTCAAAAAAGACGGTTCTGTTACAGCGGGAAATGCCTCAGGCATCAATGATGGGGCAGCAGCAGTCCTAATCATGAGTGCTGAAAAAGCTGAAGAATTAGGATTGCCAGTGATTGTCCGCATTCGTTCGTATGCAAGTGCAGGTTTGGATCCTAAGATGATGGGATGTGGGCCGATTTATGCAACTCGCAAGGCTCTTGAAAAAGGTAATTTGACAGTTGATGATCTCGACTTGATCGAGTCAAATGAAGCTTTTGCTGCCCAGACTTATGCAGTCGGTAAAACTCTAGGCTTCAACACAGATATTGTCAATGTCAATGGTGGCGCGATTGCTCTCGGTCACCCAATTGGAGCTTCAGGCTGTCGTATCTTAGTGACTCTGGTACATGAGATGATGAAGCGTGATGCTAAAACTGGGTTAGCAACTCTCTGTATCGGAGGGGGAATGGGAACAGCTCTTATCGTGGAACGTTAG
- the hpf gene encoding ribosome hibernation-promoting factor, HPF/YfiA family — protein sequence MIKYSIRGENLEVTEAIRNYVVSKLEKIEKYFQPEQELDARVNLKVYREKTAKVEVTIPLGSITLRAEDISQDMYGSIDLVTDKIERQIRKNKTKIERKNKNKVATSQLFTDALVEDANVVQPKVVRSKQIDLKPMDLEEALLQMDLLGHDFFIYVDVEDQTTNVLYRREDGEVGLLEVKES from the coding sequence ATGATTAAATATAGTATCCGTGGTGAAAACCTAGAAGTAACAGAAGCAATTCGCAATTATGTAGTTTCTAAACTCGAAAAGATCGAAAAATATTTTCAACCTGAACAAGAGTTGGATGCACGTGTCAACTTGAAAGTTTACCGTGAAAAAACAGCAAAAGTTGAAGTAACAATTCCACTTGGATCAATTACCCTTCGTGCAGAAGATATTTCTCAAGATATGTATGGTTCTATCGATCTTGTAACAGATAAAATTGAACGCCAGATTCGAAAAAATAAAACAAAAATCGAACGCAAGAATAAAAATAAGGTTGCAACAAGCCAACTCTTTACAGATGCTCTAGTTGAAGATGCAAATGTTGTGCAGCCAAAAGTGGTTCGTTCAAAACAAATTGATTTAAAACCAATGGATTTGGAAGAAGCTCTTCTTCAAATGGACTTGTTGGGACATGATTTCTTTATCTATGTAGATGTAGAAGATCAAACAACAAATGTTTTGTATCGCCGCGAAGATGGTGAAGTTGGTTTGCTAGAAGTTAAGGAATCATAA
- a CDS encoding ComF family protein has translation MNCLLCGQSTKSDLTFSHLLLFKNEHNYLCSACDSTFEKIGEDHCPNCMKRGLSTTCQDCKLWCEDGIQVDHKAIFTYNQAMKDFFSRYKFDGDFLLRKVFTPVLADELKKYRDYEFVVIPLSPERLLERGFNQVEGLVETAGFSFQDLLGKREEKASSSKNRSERLATEIPFYIKTEAPLPKKILVIDDIYTTGATINRVKRLFEEVGVLEVKTFSLVR, from the coding sequence ATGAATTGTTTATTATGTGGCCAGTCAACAAAGAGTGACTTGACATTTAGTCACCTCTTACTGTTTAAGAATGAGCACAACTATCTTTGCTCAGCTTGTGATTCTACTTTTGAGAAGATTGGTGAAGACCATTGTCCAAACTGCATGAAAAGAGGGTTGTCAACAACGTGTCAAGATTGTAAACTTTGGTGTGAAGATGGGATTCAAGTTGATCATAAAGCAATCTTCACCTATAATCAAGCTATGAAAGACTTCTTTAGTCGATATAAGTTTGATGGGGATTTTCTGCTTAGAAAGGTTTTTACTCCTGTACTTGCAGATGAGTTGAAAAAGTATAGAGACTATGAATTTGTGGTAATTCCCCTAAGTCCTGAAAGATTGCTTGAGAGAGGATTTAATCAGGTTGAAGGTTTGGTTGAGACGGCAGGATTTTCCTTTCAAGATTTACTAGGGAAAAGAGAAGAGAAGGCTAGTTCTTCTAAGAATCGCTCAGAACGATTAGCTACGGAAATTCCCTTTTATATTAAAACGGAAGCCCCTCTTCCTAAGAAGATTTTGGTTATTGATGACATCTATACGACAGGGGCGACTATCAATCGTGTGAAGCGACTTTTTGAAGAGGTAGGTGTTTTGGAAGTCAAAACTTTTTCTCTTGTAAGATAA
- a CDS encoding DEAD/DEAH box helicase, with protein sequence MKVNPNYLGRLFTEKELTKEECQMAVKLPAMRKEKGKLFCQRCNSSILEEWYLPIGAYYCRECLLMKRVRSDQALYYFPQEDFPKQDVLKWRGQLTPFQEKVSEGLLQAVDKQEPTLVHAVTGAGKTEMIYQVVAKVIDEGGAVCLASPRIDVCLELYKRLQNDFACEIALLHGESEPYFRTPLVVATTHQLLKFHHAFDLLIVDEVDAFPYVDNPMLYYAVNQCVKVEGVKIFLTATSTDELDKRVRTGELKRLSLPRRFHGNPLIIPKPVWLSDFNRYLDKSQLSPKLKSSIEKQRRTGYPLLIFASEIKKGEKLKEILQEQFPNENIGFVSSVTENRLEQVQAFRDGELTILISTTILERGVTFPCVDVFVVEANHRLFTKSSLIQIGGRVGRSMDRPTGELLFFHDGLNTSIKKAIKEIKQMNKEAGL encoded by the coding sequence ATGAAAGTAAATCCAAACTATCTCGGTCGCTTGTTTACTGAGAAAGAATTAACTAAAGAAGAATGTCAGATGGCCGTGAAACTGCCAGCAATGAGAAAAGAGAAGGGAAAACTTTTCTGTCAACGGTGTAATAGTAGCATTCTAGAAGAATGGTATTTGCCTATTGGTGCTTACTACTGCAGGGAGTGCTTGCTGATGAAACGAGTCAGGAGTGATCAAGCTTTATACTATTTTCCACAGGAGGATTTTCCTAAGCAAGACGTCCTCAAATGGCGTGGTCAGTTAACACCTTTTCAAGAAAAAGTTTCAGAGGGACTTCTTCAAGCGGTAGACAAGCAAGAGCCAACCTTGGTTCACGCTGTAACAGGAGCGGGAAAGACAGAGATGATTTATCAAGTTGTGGCTAAAGTGATTGATGAAGGTGGTGCAGTTTGTTTAGCCAGCCCTCGAATAGATGTTTGCTTGGAGTTATATAAGCGACTGCAGAATGACTTTGCTTGTGAGATAGCACTACTTCATGGTGAGTCAGAACCCTATTTTCGAACACCACTAGTTGTTGCAACGACTCACCAGCTATTAAAATTTCATCATGCTTTTGATTTGCTGATAGTGGACGAAGTAGATGCCTTTCCTTATGTTGACAACCCTATGCTTTACTACGCTGTAAACCAATGTGTAAAGGTGGAGGGGGTGAAGATATTCCTTACGGCGACTTCTACAGATGAGTTAGATAAGAGGGTTCGCACAGGAGAATTAAAACGATTGAGCTTGCCAAGACGATTTCATGGAAATCCATTGATTATTCCAAAGCCAGTTTGGTTATCGGATTTTAATCGTTATTTAGATAAGAGTCAGTTGTCACCTAAGTTAAAGAGCTCCATTGAGAAGCAGAGAAGAACAGGTTATCCCTTGTTAATCTTTGCATCAGAAATTAAAAAAGGCGAGAAACTAAAAGAAATATTGCAGGAACAGTTTCCAAATGAAAATATCGGCTTTGTTTCCTCTGTCACAGAAAATCGATTAGAGCAGGTGCAAGCTTTTCGAGATGGAGAGTTGACGATACTGATCAGTACGACAATTTTAGAGCGTGGAGTTACCTTCCCTTGTGTGGATGTTTTCGTAGTAGAAGCTAATCATCGTCTCTTTACCAAGTCTAGCTTGATTCAGATTGGTGGGCGAGTTGGGCGTAGTATGGACAGACCAACTGGTGAGTTGCTCTTCTTTCATGATGGATTAAATACTTCCATCAAAAAGGCAATCAAGGAAATCAAGCAGATGAACAAGGAGGCGGGATTATGA
- a CDS encoding YigZ family protein, with translation MEFRTIKEDGQVQEEIKKSRFICHAKRVYSEEEARDFITAIKKEHYKATHNCSAFIIGERSEIKRTSDDGEPSGTAGVPMLGVLENHNLTNVCVVVTRYFGGIKLGAGGLIRAYAGSVALAVKEIGIIEIKEQAGIAIQMSYAQYQEYSNFLREHKLTEIDTNFTDQIDTIIYVDKEEKENIKSALVEFFNGKVTLTDQGLREVEVPVNLL, from the coding sequence ATGGAATTTAGAACAATTAAAGAGGATGGGCAGGTCCAAGAAGAAATTAAAAAATCCCGTTTTATCTGTCATGCCAAGCGTGTCTATAGTGAAGAAGAAGCTCGTGACTTTATCACTGCTATCAAAAAAGAACACTACAAAGCTACCCATAACTGCTCTGCTTTTATTATAGGAGAACGCAGTGAGATTAAGCGCACGAGTGATGATGGTGAGCCTAGTGGTACTGCTGGAGTCCCTATGCTTGGCGTCTTAGAAAATCATAACCTTACTAATGTCTGTGTAGTGGTTACTCGCTACTTTGGGGGAATTAAGTTAGGCGCTGGCGGCTTGATTCGCGCTTATGCAGGTAGTGTGGCCTTGGCTGTCAAAGAAATTGGCATTATTGAAATCAAAGAGCAAGCTGGCATAGCCATTCAGATGTCTTACGCTCAGTATCAAGAATATAGCAATTTTCTTAGAGAACATAAACTCACGGAAATCGATACAAACTTTACAGATCAAATCGATACCATAATTTATGTTGATAAGGAAGAGAAAGAAAATATCAAGTCTGCTCTTGTAGAGTTTTTTAATGGAAAGGTTACTTTAACAGATCAAGGTTTACGAGAAGTTGAAGTTCCTGTAAACTTACTGTAA
- a CDS encoding PH domain-containing protein, with protein sequence MAFGKFIQGLAGNFSEQNKETLIKEYGQYLLENEEIQSGYKLIRDSIIFTNIRIIFTDKQGTTGRKMSVKSLFLMNIVNVEMETAGAGIDDSEITITYLENVFLKAHNEHFSYHKFEFPKKTDILPLYSYLLELAYHNRLKINGLDL encoded by the coding sequence ATGGCTTTTGGGAAATTTATTCAAGGACTTGCTGGAAACTTTAGCGAGCAAAACAAAGAGACTCTTATCAAAGAATATGGCCAATACTTACTAGAGAATGAAGAAATTCAAAGTGGATATAAACTTATTCGTGATTCAATCATCTTTACAAATATCCGTATCATTTTTACAGATAAGCAAGGTACTACTGGTCGCAAGATGTCTGTTAAGTCTCTCTTTTTGATGAACATTGTAAACGTTGAAATGGAAACAGCTGGAGCAGGCATAGATGATAGTGAGATTACAATCACTTATTTAGAAAATGTCTTTCTAAAAGCACATAATGAACATTTTAGTTACCACAAATTTGAATTTCCTAAAAAAACGGATATCCTCCCCCTTTACAGCTATTTACTAGAACTTGCTTATCACAATCGATTAAAAATTAACGGCTTAGACCTTTGA